One Thermus neutrinimicus genomic window carries:
- the rpsH gene encoding 30S ribosomal protein S8, which produces MLTDPIADMLTRIRNATRVYKESTEVPASRFKEEILKILAREGFIKGYERVEVDGKPVLRIYLKYGPRRQGLDPRPEQVINHIRRISRPGRRVYVGVKEIPRVRRGLGIAILSTPKGVLTDREARRLGVGGELICEVW; this is translated from the coding sequence ATGTTGACGGACCCCATTGCCGACATGCTGACCCGGATTCGCAACGCCACCCGGGTCTACAAGGAGAGCACCGAGGTGCCCGCCTCCCGCTTTAAGGAGGAGATCCTCAAGATCCTGGCGCGGGAGGGCTTCATCAAGGGGTACGAGCGGGTGGAGGTGGATGGCAAGCCCGTCTTGCGCATCTACCTCAAGTATGGGCCGAGGCGCCAGGGGCTGGACCCCCGGCCCGAACAGGTCATCAACCACATCCGTCGCATCAGCCGACCTGGGCGACGGGTGTACGTGGGGGTCAAGGAGATTCCCCGGGTGCGCCGCGGCCTGGGGATTGCCATCCTGTCCACGCCTAAGGGCGTCCTTACCGACCGGGAGGCCCGGCGTCTGGGCGTGGGCGGGGAGCTTATCTGCGAGGTGTGGTGA
- the rpsE gene encoding 30S ribosomal protein S5 — MPETDFEEKMILVRRTAKTYQGGRRFRFGALVVVGDRQGRVGLGLGKAKEVPLAVQKAGYYARRNMVEVPIQNGTIPHEIEVEYGASKILLKPAAPGTGVIAGAVPRAILELAGITDILTKELGSRNPINIAYATMEALRQLRTKQDVERLRKGGEE, encoded by the coding sequence ATGCCCGAGACCGACTTTGAAGAGAAGATGATCCTGGTGCGGCGTACCGCCAAGACCTACCAGGGTGGCCGCCGCTTCCGCTTCGGGGCCTTGGTGGTGGTGGGCGACCGGCAGGGCCGGGTGGGCCTGGGCCTGGGCAAGGCCAAGGAGGTGCCCCTGGCGGTGCAGAAGGCAGGGTACTACGCCCGTCGCAACATGGTGGAGGTGCCCATCCAAAACGGCACCATCCCCCACGAGATCGAGGTGGAGTACGGGGCCTCCAAGATCCTCCTGAAGCCCGCCGCCCCCGGTACGGGGGTGATTGCAGGGGCGGTACCCCGGGCCATCCTCGAGCTGGCCGGGATCACGGATATCCTCACCAAGGAGCTGGGGAGCCGTAACCCCATCAACATCGCCTACGCCACCATGGAGGCCCTAAGGCAGCTTAGGACCAAGCAGGATGTGGAGCGCCTGCGGAAGGGCGGGGAGGAATGA
- the rpsM gene encoding 30S ribosomal protein S13, whose product MARIAGVEIPRNKRVDVALTYIYGVGPARAKEALEKTGINPATRVKDLTEAEVVRLREYVENTWKLEGELRAEVAANIKRLMDIGCYRGLRHRRGLPVRGQRTRTNARTRKGPRKTVAGKKKAPRK is encoded by the coding sequence GTGGCGAGGATTGCAGGTGTGGAGATTCCTAGGAACAAGCGGGTGGATGTGGCCCTCACCTACATCTACGGGGTGGGGCCGGCCCGGGCCAAGGAGGCTCTGGAGAAGACGGGCATCAATCCGGCGACCCGGGTGAAGGACCTCACCGAGGCGGAGGTGGTGCGCCTTCGGGAGTACGTGGAGAACACCTGGAAGCTGGAAGGTGAGCTCAGGGCTGAGGTGGCCGCCAACATCAAGCGCCTCATGGACATCGGCTGCTATCGGGGCCTCCGCCACCGCCGCGGATTGCCGGTGAGGGGGCAGCGCACCCGCACCAATGCCCGTACCCGCAAGGGTCCCCGCAAGACGGTGGCGGGTAAGAAGAAGGCGCCTAGGAAGTAG
- the rpmD gene encoding 50S ribosomal protein L30 — MAKLKVKLVKSPIGYPKDQKAALKALGLTKLHKERVLEDHPAIRGNIKKVAHLVRVEVLE, encoded by the coding sequence ATGGCCAAGCTCAAGGTTAAGCTGGTGAAGAGCCCCATCGGCTATCCCAAGGACCAGAAGGCGGCCTTGAAGGCCCTGGGGCTGACCAAGCTCCACAAGGAAAGGGTCCTCGAGGACCATCCCGCCATACGGGGCAACATCAAGAAGGTGGCCCACCTTGTGCGGGTGGAGGTGCTGGAATGA
- a CDS encoding type Z 30S ribosomal protein S14 → MARKALIEKAKRTPKFKVRAYTRCVRCGRARSVYRYFGLCRICLRELAHKGQLPGVKKASW, encoded by the coding sequence ATGGCGAGAAAGGCGTTGATCGAAAAGGCCAAGCGTACCCCCAAGTTCAAGGTGCGGGCCTACACCCGTTGCGTGCGCTGTGGGAGGGCCAGGAGCGTGTACCGCTACTTCGGGCTCTGCCGGATCTGCCTTAGGGAGCTGGCCCACAAGGGGCAGCTTCCCGGGGTGAAGAAGGCCAGCTGGTAG
- the rpsK gene encoding 30S ribosomal protein S11 codes for MARKATKKKVKRQVASGKAYIHASYNNTIVTITDPDGNPITWSSGGVIGYKGSRKGTPYAAQLAAMDAAKKAMAYGMQSVDVIVRGTGAGREQAIRALQASGLQVKSIVDDTPVPHNGCRPKKKFRKAS; via the coding sequence ATGGCCAGAAAAGCGACCAAGAAAAAAGTCAAGCGACAGGTGGCCAGCGGGAAGGCGTATATCCACGCCTCCTACAACAACACCATCGTCACCATCACCGACCCGGACGGCAACCCCATCACCTGGTCCTCGGGTGGGGTCATCGGCTACAAGGGGAGCCGCAAGGGCACCCCGTATGCGGCCCAGCTGGCGGCCATGGATGCGGCCAAGAAGGCCATGGCCTACGGCATGCAGAGCGTGGACGTTATCGTGCGCGGCACCGGGGCGGGTCGGGAGCAGGCCATCCGGGCCCTTCAGGCCTCGGGTTTGCAGGTGAAGTCCATCGTGGACGACACCCCTGTGCCCCACAACGGCTGCCGGCCTAAGAAGAAGTTCCGCAAGGCGTCATAA
- the secY gene encoding preprotein translocase subunit SecY — protein sequence MLKAFRSALAIPELRQRILFTLLVLAAYRLGAFIPTPGVDLDKIQEFLRTTQGGVFGIINLFSGGNFERFSIFALGIMPYITAAIIMQLLVNVVPALEKLSKEGEEGRRIINQYTRIGGIALGAFQGFFLATAFLGAEGGRFLLPGWSPGPFFWLVVVVTQVAGIALLLWMAERITEYGIGNGTSMIIFAGIVVDWLPQLFRTAGLIRTGEVNLVAFLFFLAFIVLAFAGMAAVQQAERRIPVQYARKVVGRRVYGGQATYIPIKLNAAGVIPIVFAAAILQIPIFLTAPFQDNPVLQAIANFFNPIRISGLLIEVVLIVLFTYVYTAVQFDPKRIAESLREYGGFIPGIRPGEPTVKFLEHIVSRLTLWGALFLGLVAALPQIIQNLTGVKSIAFSGIGLLIVVGVALDTLRQIESQLMLRNYEGFLSKGRIRGRTR from the coding sequence ATGCTTAAGGCCTTCCGGAGCGCCCTGGCCATTCCCGAACTGCGCCAGCGGATCCTCTTCACCCTGCTGGTGTTGGCTGCTTACCGCCTGGGGGCCTTTATCCCCACCCCCGGGGTGGACCTGGACAAGATCCAGGAGTTTTTGCGCACCACCCAGGGAGGGGTTTTCGGCATCATTAACCTCTTTTCGGGCGGTAACTTTGAGCGCTTCTCCATCTTCGCTTTGGGAATCATGCCCTACATCACCGCCGCCATCATCATGCAGCTTTTGGTCAATGTGGTTCCTGCCCTGGAGAAGCTTTCCAAGGAGGGTGAAGAGGGCCGCCGCATCATCAACCAGTACACCCGCATCGGCGGTATCGCTCTGGGGGCTTTCCAGGGTTTCTTTCTGGCCACCGCCTTCCTGGGGGCGGAGGGTGGGCGCTTCCTCCTTCCGGGGTGGTCTCCTGGGCCCTTCTTCTGGCTGGTGGTGGTGGTCACCCAGGTGGCGGGCATCGCCCTCCTTTTGTGGATGGCGGAGCGCATCACCGAGTACGGCATCGGCAACGGCACCAGCATGATCATCTTTGCCGGGATCGTGGTGGACTGGCTACCGCAGCTTTTCCGCACCGCGGGTCTCATCCGCACCGGGGAGGTCAACCTGGTGGCCTTCCTCTTTTTCCTGGCCTTTATCGTCTTGGCCTTTGCCGGGATGGCGGCGGTGCAACAGGCGGAAAGGCGCATCCCTGTCCAGTACGCCAGGAAGGTGGTGGGCAGGAGGGTCTATGGGGGGCAGGCCACCTATATCCCCATCAAGCTGAACGCCGCTGGCGTCATCCCCATCGTCTTCGCCGCCGCCATCCTGCAGATCCCCATCTTCCTCACCGCCCCCTTCCAGGACAACCCGGTCCTCCAGGCCATCGCCAACTTCTTCAACCCCATCCGCATCTCTGGCCTCCTCATCGAGGTGGTGCTCATCGTCCTTTTCACCTACGTCTACACCGCGGTCCAGTTTGACCCCAAGCGGATTGCGGAAAGCCTCAGGGAGTATGGGGGGTTCATCCCGGGTATCCGTCCCGGCGAGCCCACGGTGAAGTTCCTGGAGCACATCGTCTCCCGCCTGACCCTCTGGGGGGCCCTTTTCCTGGGGCTGGTGGCGGCCTTGCCGCAGATCATCCAAAACCTCACCGGGGTGAAGAGCATCGCCTTTTCTGGCATCGGTCTTCTCATCGTGGTGGGCGTGGCCTTGGATACCCTTAGGCAGATCGAGAGCCAGCTGATGCTGAGGAACTACGAAGGGTTCCTTTCCAAGGGCCGCATCCGCGGCCGCACGCGTTAG
- a CDS encoding HNH endonuclease, producing MDLDAPRVLVLNAAYEVLGLASIKRSVLLVLSGGAEMLSESGRYLHTPSTRIPVPSVIRLKRLVRRGPSRIPLNRRNILRRDRYTCQYCGRQGGELTVDHVLPRSRGGQSTWENLVAACRPCNLKKGDRTPEEAGMRLLKPPRAPKAPLFLSDLKEVPEDWQPYLQAWLP from the coding sequence CTGGACCTGGATGCCCCCCGGGTCCTGGTGCTGAACGCCGCCTACGAGGTATTGGGGCTTGCCAGCATCAAGCGAAGCGTCCTCCTGGTGCTTTCCGGAGGGGCCGAGATGCTCTCGGAAAGCGGGCGCTACCTGCACACCCCTTCCACCCGGATTCCCGTCCCCAGCGTCATCCGCTTGAAGCGCTTGGTGCGGCGGGGGCCAAGCCGCATCCCCCTGAACCGCCGCAACATCCTGAGGCGGGACCGCTACACCTGCCAGTACTGCGGCCGGCAAGGAGGAGAGCTCACCGTGGACCACGTGCTTCCCCGAAGCCGGGGTGGCCAAAGCACCTGGGAAAACCTGGTGGCCGCCTGCCGCCCCTGCAACCTGAAAAAGGGGGACCGCACCCCCGAGGAGGCGGGGATGCGCCTACTAAAGCCCCCTCGGGCGCCCAAGGCGCCCCTTTTTCTTTCCGACCTCAAGGAGGTACCCGAGGACTGGCAACCCTACCTCCAGGCCTGGCTGCCCTGA
- a CDS encoding DNA-directed RNA polymerase subunit alpha, with protein MLESKLKAPVFTVRTQGREYGEFVLEPLERGFGVTLGNPLRRILLSSIPGTAVTSVYIEDVLHEFSTIPGVKEDVVEIILNLKELVVRFLDPRMQTTTLVLKAQGPKVVRAGDFVVPPDAEILNPDLPIATLEEGGKLYMEVRVDRGVGYVPAERHGIKDRINSIPVDAIFSPVRRVAFQVEDTRLGQRTDLDKLTLRIWTDGSVTPLEALNQAVEILKEHLSYFANPQATALPAPEPASVERAGGEEELDLPLEELGLSTRVLHSLKEEGIESVRALLALNLKDLKNIPGIGERSLEEIREALAKKGFALKE; from the coding sequence ATGTTAGAGAGCAAGCTGAAAGCCCCGGTCTTCACGGTGCGCACCCAGGGGCGGGAGTACGGGGAGTTTGTCTTGGAGCCCCTGGAGCGGGGATTCGGCGTCACCCTGGGCAACCCCTTGAGGCGGATTCTCCTTTCCTCTATTCCCGGGACCGCGGTCACCAGCGTGTACATTGAGGACGTCCTCCACGAGTTCTCCACCATTCCCGGGGTCAAGGAGGACGTGGTGGAGATCATCCTGAACCTCAAGGAGCTGGTGGTGCGCTTCCTGGACCCCAGGATGCAGACCACCACCCTGGTCCTAAAGGCCCAAGGCCCTAAGGTGGTCAGGGCGGGGGATTTTGTCGTGCCACCCGATGCCGAGATCCTAAACCCCGATCTTCCCATCGCTACCTTGGAGGAGGGGGGTAAGCTCTACATGGAGGTGCGGGTGGACCGGGGTGTGGGGTATGTGCCCGCCGAGCGCCACGGGATCAAGGACCGCATCAACTCCATCCCCGTGGACGCCATCTTCTCCCCCGTACGCCGGGTGGCCTTCCAGGTGGAGGATACCCGGCTTGGCCAGCGCACCGACCTGGACAAGCTGACCCTAAGGATCTGGACGGACGGCTCCGTGACCCCCTTGGAGGCCCTGAACCAGGCGGTGGAGATCCTCAAGGAGCACCTCTCCTATTTCGCCAACCCGCAGGCCACCGCCCTGCCTGCCCCCGAACCCGCTTCGGTGGAGCGCGCGGGAGGGGAGGAGGAGCTGGACCTGCCTTTGGAGGAGCTTGGGCTTTCCACCCGGGTTCTCCACAGCCTCAAGGAGGAGGGGATCGAGTCGGTGCGGGCGCTTTTGGCCTTGAACCTCAAGGACCTGAAGAACATCCCCGGCATCGGGGAGAGGAGCCTCGAGGAGATCCGCGAGGCTTTGGCCAAAAAGGGATTCGCCTTAAAGGAGTGA
- a CDS encoding DNA cytosine methyltransferase, which yields MSARTLFVLLVLLLLVLFSWLNWGEITKPTSLSLGLTRVEAPLGLVLVVALGVVSLLYLIFTIGLETAALLEVRRYARELLHYKKLAEEAEQSRYTELRSYLEAEFKRLAEAEREEIRALEARVAETLEKHGNTLAAYIGELEDQLLRLLQGQGGEKA from the coding sequence ATGAGCGCGCGCACCCTCTTTGTCCTCCTCGTCCTCCTTCTCTTGGTCCTTTTCTCCTGGCTCAACTGGGGGGAGATCACCAAGCCCACCTCCCTCTCCCTGGGCCTCACCCGGGTGGAGGCCCCCTTGGGCCTGGTGTTGGTGGTGGCCCTGGGGGTGGTTTCCCTCCTCTACCTCATCTTCACCATCGGCCTGGAAACCGCAGCCCTTTTGGAGGTGAGGCGTTACGCCCGGGAGCTTCTCCACTACAAGAAGCTGGCCGAGGAGGCGGAGCAAAGCCGCTACACCGAGCTCAGGAGCTACCTGGAAGCAGAGTTCAAGCGCCTGGCGGAGGCGGAAAGGGAGGAGATCCGGGCCCTCGAGGCCCGCGTGGCGGAAACCCTGGAAAAGCACGGGAACACCCTGGCCGCCTACATCGGCGAGCTGGAGGACCAGCTCCTAAGGCTCCTTCAGGGGCAAGGAGGGGAGAAGGCGTAA
- the rplR gene encoding 50S ribosomal protein L18: MARLTAYERRKFRVRNRVKRSARLRLSVFRSLNHIYAQIIDDEKGHTLVAESSLALKLKGNKTEVARQVGRALAEKAKALGITKVAFDRGPYKYHGRVKALAEGAREGGLEF; this comes from the coding sequence ATGGCACGGCTTACCGCATACGAACGCCGCAAGTTCCGGGTGCGCAACCGCGTCAAGCGCTCCGCTAGGCTTCGCCTTTCCGTCTTCCGGAGCCTTAACCACATCTACGCCCAGATCATCGACGACGAGAAGGGCCACACCCTGGTGGCCGAGTCCAGCTTGGCGCTCAAGCTCAAGGGCAACAAGACCGAGGTGGCCCGGCAGGTGGGGCGGGCCTTGGCGGAGAAGGCCAAGGCCCTGGGGATCACCAAGGTGGCTTTTGACCGCGGCCCCTACAAGTACCACGGCCGGGTGAAGGCTCTGGCGGAAGGGGCCAGAGAAGGGGGCCTGGAGTTCTAG
- the rplO gene encoding 50S ribosomal protein L15 gives MKLTELKPNPGANKRRKRVGRGPGSGHGKTATRGHKGQKSRSGGLKDPRRFEGGRSTTLMRLPKRGMQGQVPGEIKRPKYQGVNLRDLARFEGEVTPEMLVQAGILKKGYRLKVLGEGEAKPLKVVAHAFSKTALEKLKAAGGEAVLLAPLPEGQTPKEA, from the coding sequence ATGAAGCTTACCGAGCTAAAACCCAATCCTGGGGCCAACAAGAGGCGGAAGCGGGTGGGGCGGGGCCCTGGCTCCGGCCACGGCAAGACGGCCACCCGGGGCCACAAGGGGCAGAAGTCCCGCTCCGGCGGTCTCAAGGATCCGCGCCGCTTTGAGGGGGGGCGTTCCACCACCCTGATGCGCCTGCCCAAGCGGGGCATGCAGGGCCAGGTTCCCGGGGAGATCAAGCGGCCCAAGTACCAGGGGGTGAACCTGAGGGACCTGGCCCGCTTCGAAGGGGAGGTGACCCCAGAGATGTTGGTCCAGGCCGGGATCCTGAAGAAGGGCTACAGGCTTAAGGTGTTGGGGGAGGGGGAGGCTAAGCCCCTCAAGGTGGTGGCCCATGCCTTTTCCAAGACCGCCCTGGAAAAGCTAAAGGCTGCAGGCGGCGAGGCCGTCCTTCTGGCTCCTTTACCCGAAGGGCAAACGCCTAAGGAGGCTTAG
- the infA gene encoding translation initiation factor IF-1 codes for MAKEKDTIRAEGVVTEALPNTTFRVKLDSGPEILAYISGKMRMHYIRILPGDRVVVEITPYDPTRGRIVYRK; via the coding sequence ATGGCGAAGGAGAAGGACACCATTCGGGCAGAAGGCGTGGTTACCGAGGCCTTGCCCAACACCACTTTTCGGGTGAAGCTGGACTCGGGACCGGAGATTCTGGCCTACATCTCGGGCAAGATGCGCATGCACTACATCCGCATCCTGCCTGGGGACCGGGTGGTGGTGGAGATTACCCCCTACGACCCCACGCGGGGCCGCATCGTGTACAGGAAGTAG
- the rplF gene encoding 50S ribosomal protein L6 — MSRIGRLPIPLPKGVTLEVTPGLVKVKGPKGELSVAISPEMRVVVEEGVVRVERPSDERRHKSLHGLTRTLIANAVKGVSEGYVKELLIKGIGYRARLAGRAVELTVGFSHPVVVEPPEGITFEVPEPTKIRVLGIDKQKVGQVAANLRAIKKPSAYHEKGIYYAGEPVRLKPGKAGAKK, encoded by the coding sequence ATGTCTAGGATTGGCCGGCTTCCCATTCCCTTGCCCAAGGGGGTCACCCTCGAGGTCACCCCGGGGCTCGTCAAGGTCAAAGGCCCCAAGGGCGAGCTTTCCGTGGCCATCTCCCCGGAGATGCGGGTGGTGGTGGAGGAGGGGGTGGTGCGGGTGGAAAGGCCCTCGGATGAGCGCCGCCACAAGAGCCTCCACGGCCTCACCCGGACCCTCATCGCCAACGCCGTCAAAGGGGTTTCCGAGGGGTACGTGAAGGAGCTCCTCATCAAGGGGATTGGCTACCGGGCCCGGCTTGCGGGACGGGCGGTGGAGCTCACCGTGGGCTTTAGCCACCCCGTGGTGGTGGAGCCCCCGGAGGGGATCACCTTTGAGGTGCCCGAGCCCACCAAGATCCGCGTTCTCGGAATAGACAAGCAGAAGGTGGGCCAGGTGGCCGCCAACCTGCGCGCCATCAAGAAGCCCAGCGCCTACCACGAGAAGGGCATTTACTACGCGGGCGAGCCCGTCCGCCTTAAGCCCGGCAAGGCCGGGGCCAAGAAGTAG
- the rpsD gene encoding 30S ribosomal protein S4, whose translation MGRYIGPVCRLCRREGVKLYLKGERCYSPKCAMERRPYPPGQHGQKRTRRPSDYAVRLREKQKLRRIYGISETQFRNLFEEASRKRGVTGTVFLGLLESRLDNVVYRLGFAASRRQARQMVRHGHITVNGRRVDLPAYQVKPGDEIAIAEGSRNLAFIRENLEAMKGRKVGPWLSLDVEGMKGKFLRLPDREDLALPVNEQLVVEFYSR comes from the coding sequence ATGGGTCGTTACATTGGTCCAGTTTGCCGTCTTTGCCGCCGGGAAGGAGTCAAGCTCTACCTGAAGGGGGAGCGTTGCTATAGCCCCAAGTGCGCCATGGAGCGCCGCCCCTACCCTCCGGGGCAGCACGGGCAGAAGCGCACCCGCCGCCCTTCGGACTACGCGGTGCGCCTGAGGGAGAAGCAGAAACTCCGCCGCATCTACGGGATCTCCGAAACCCAGTTCCGCAACCTCTTTGAGGAAGCCAGCCGCAAGAGGGGGGTTACGGGTACCGTCTTCCTGGGGCTTTTGGAGTCCCGCTTGGACAATGTGGTCTATCGGCTGGGCTTTGCCGCTAGCCGCCGCCAGGCGCGGCAGATGGTGCGCCACGGCCACATCACCGTGAACGGCCGCCGGGTGGACCTTCCCGCCTACCAGGTGAAGCCCGGGGATGAGATCGCCATCGCCGAGGGTAGCCGCAACCTGGCCTTCATCCGGGAGAACCTCGAGGCCATGAAGGGCCGCAAGGTGGGTCCCTGGCTCTCCTTGGATGTGGAGGGGATGAAGGGTAAGTTCCTGCGCCTGCCCGATCGGGAGGACCTGGCGCTTCCCGTGAACGAGCAGCTGGTGGTGGAGTTCTACTCCAGGTAG
- the rplQ gene encoding 50S ribosomal protein L17 yields MRHLKSGRKLNRHSSHRLALYRNQAKSLLLHGRITTTVPKAKELTGFVDHLIHLAKRGDLHARRLVLRDLQDVKLVRKLFDEIAPRYQNRTGGYTRVLKLAERRRGDGAPLALVELVE; encoded by the coding sequence ATGCGCCACCTGAAGTCTGGAAGGAAGCTGAACCGCCACTCTTCCCACCGCCTGGCCCTTTACCGCAACCAGGCCAAAAGCCTTCTTCTCCATGGCCGCATCACCACCACCGTGCCCAAGGCCAAGGAGCTCACGGGCTTTGTGGACCACCTCATCCACCTGGCCAAGCGGGGGGACCTGCACGCCCGCCGCCTGGTGCTGAGGGATCTGCAGGACGTGAAGCTGGTGCGGAAGCTCTTCGACGAGATTGCCCCCAGGTACCAGAACCGCACCGGGGGGTATACCCGGGTCCTCAAGCTGGCGGAACGCCGGCGGGGGGATGGGGCGCCCTTGGCCCTGGTGGAGCTGGTGGAGTAG
- the map gene encoding type I methionyl aminopeptidase has product MAIKLKSPWEIERMREAGALLTEVVEEVGRHVEPGITTKELDRIAYEAIKKRKAKPAFLGLYGFPATLCTSVNEVVVHGIPSEEPLKEGDILSVDVGLIYGGFAADMARTFPVGKVSPEAERLIQDTEAAFWEGMKYLRPGYRIGDVAHAVQTFLESRGYGVVREFVGHGVGREIHEDPQLPNFGKPGTGPKIRPGMTLALEPMVTLRPASVVILEDGWTASAGAGNLAAHYENTVLVTEEGPELLTGVSLVRAR; this is encoded by the coding sequence ATGGCCATCAAGCTGAAGAGTCCATGGGAGATTGAGCGCATGCGGGAGGCGGGAGCCCTCCTCACCGAGGTGGTGGAGGAGGTGGGCCGGCACGTGGAGCCCGGCATCACCACCAAGGAGCTGGACCGGATCGCCTACGAGGCCATAAAAAAGCGCAAGGCCAAGCCGGCTTTCCTGGGCCTTTACGGGTTTCCCGCCACCTTGTGCACCTCGGTGAACGAGGTGGTGGTCCACGGCATCCCCTCGGAGGAGCCCCTAAAGGAAGGGGATATCCTTTCCGTGGACGTGGGTCTCATCTACGGGGGGTTTGCCGCCGACATGGCCCGCACCTTTCCCGTGGGCAAGGTTTCCCCGGAGGCGGAAAGGCTCATCCAGGATACCGAGGCCGCCTTTTGGGAGGGGATGAAGTACCTCAGGCCCGGCTACCGCATAGGGGATGTGGCCCATGCGGTGCAGACGTTTCTGGAAAGCCGCGGGTATGGGGTGGTGCGGGAGTTCGTGGGGCACGGGGTGGGGCGCGAGATCCACGAGGACCCACAGCTGCCCAACTTCGGCAAACCGGGAACGGGCCCCAAGATCCGGCCGGGCATGACCCTGGCCCTCGAGCCCATGGTCACCTTGCGCCCGGCTTCTGTGGTAATATTGGAAGATGGCTGGACGGCGAGCGCCGGAGCGGGCAACCTCGCCGCCCACTACGAGAACACCGTCTTGGTGACGGAGGAGGGCCCGGAGCTTCTCACCGGGGTTTCCCTGGTGCGGGCGCGGTAG
- the rpmJ gene encoding 50S ribosomal protein L36, translated as MKVRASVKKMCDKCKVVRRHGRVYVICENPKHKQRQG; from the coding sequence ATGAAGGTACGGGCATCGGTTAAAAAGATGTGCGACAAGTGCAAGGTGGTGCGCCGGCACGGTCGGGTGTACGTGATCTGCGAGAACCCCAAGCACAAGCAGCGGCAAGGGTAA
- a CDS encoding adenylate kinase, with translation MGEAVIFLGPPGAGKGTQAARMAEELGFKKLSTGDILRDHVARGTPLGQQVKPIMDRGDLVPDDLILALIREELSERVIFDGFPRTLAQAEALDHLLQATGTRLLGVVLVEVPEEELMARMLKRAELEGRSDDNEETIRHRLRVYREKTQPLVQYYEKTGALRRVDGLGTPDEVYARIRAALGI, from the coding sequence ATGGGGGAAGCGGTGATCTTCTTGGGGCCGCCGGGGGCGGGAAAGGGCACCCAGGCGGCCAGGATGGCGGAGGAGCTGGGCTTTAAGAAGCTCTCCACCGGGGACATCCTGCGGGACCACGTGGCCCGGGGAACACCCTTGGGGCAACAGGTGAAGCCCATCATGGACCGGGGGGACCTGGTTCCCGATGACCTCATCCTGGCCCTAATCCGGGAGGAGCTTTCGGAGCGGGTGATCTTTGACGGTTTTCCCCGCACCCTGGCCCAGGCGGAGGCCCTGGACCACCTGCTCCAGGCCACCGGAACCCGGCTCCTTGGGGTGGTGCTGGTGGAGGTTCCGGAGGAGGAGCTCATGGCCCGCATGCTCAAGCGGGCGGAGCTCGAGGGGCGCTCGGACGACAACGAGGAGACCATCCGGCACCGGCTCCGGGTCTACCGGGAGAAAACCCAGCCCTTGGTGCAGTACTATGAAAAAACGGGTGCCTTGAGGCGGGTGGACGGCCTGGGTACCCCCGATGAGGTCTACGCCCGCATCCGGGCAGCCCTGGGAATCTGA
- a CDS encoding DMT family transporter: MGYPYLLLAAFLWGLIGPISRLAFEEGLTPLSVAFFRAAIAWVFFGLHALFLRQVRVEGRDILPLLLFGLVGVSLFYGSYQLSVVHGGAALASVLLYTAPAWVALLSLVILKEPLDRTGLLAVALTLLGVGLMGMGGGSGVRVLSLALFFGLLSGFTYALYYIFGKLYLPRYATPTLFLYALPVGALGLLPWVELTPLSPRAMGALVFLGIFSTYGAYLAYYAGLKRLPATRASVVATLEPVVANLFAFLFFREVLSPWAYLGAGMVLWAVLLTVRR, from the coding sequence ATGGGCTACCCCTATCTGCTCCTGGCCGCCTTCCTTTGGGGGCTCATCGGCCCCATAAGCCGCCTGGCCTTTGAGGAGGGGCTCACCCCGCTTTCCGTGGCCTTTTTCCGGGCGGCCATTGCCTGGGTGTTCTTCGGCCTGCACGCCCTTTTCCTGCGCCAGGTTAGGGTGGAGGGGCGGGATATCTTGCCCCTCCTTCTCTTCGGCTTGGTGGGGGTTTCCCTCTTCTACGGTTCCTACCAGCTTTCGGTGGTCCACGGGGGGGCGGCCTTGGCCTCGGTCCTCCTCTATACGGCCCCGGCCTGGGTGGCCCTGCTTTCCCTAGTCATCCTAAAGGAGCCCCTGGACCGCACCGGCCTTTTGGCGGTGGCCCTGACCCTTCTGGGGGTAGGGCTCATGGGCATGGGGGGAGGAAGTGGGGTAAGGGTCTTGTCCCTGGCCCTTTTCTTTGGACTCCTTTCCGGGTTCACCTATGCCCTTTACTACATCTTCGGCAAGCTTTACCTTCCCCGCTACGCCACCCCCACCCTCTTCCTCTACGCCCTGCCCGTGGGGGCCTTGGGGCTTCTGCCCTGGGTGGAGCTTACTCCCTTAAGCCCAAGGGCCATGGGGGCCTTGGTCTTTTTGGGCATATTTTCCACCTACGGTGCCTATTTGGCGTACTATGCGGGGCTCAAACGCCTTCCTGCCACCCGGGCCAGCGTGGTGGCCACCCTCGAGCCCGTGGTGGCCAACCTGTTCGCTTTCCTCTTCTTTAGGGAGGTGCTTTCCCCCTGGGCCTACTTGGGGGCAGGCATGGTGCTTTGGGCGGTGCTCCTCACGGTGCGGCGCTAG